In Flavobacterium sp. N3904, one DNA window encodes the following:
- a CDS encoding YtxH domain-containing protein, which translates to MSTGKVVLGTVAGLAIGGILGILFAPEKGSVTRKQIMDKGSDYADDLKSKYSEFADSISEKLQRAKDFTQELVENGKAEFDEVKNDVNHSPSNY; encoded by the coding sequence ATGAGCACAGGTAAAGTAGTATTAGGAACAGTAGCAGGTCTTGCTATAGGCGGAATTTTAGGGATTCTTTTTGCTCCCGAAAAAGGTTCGGTAACCCGCAAACAAATCATGGACAAAGGAAGTGATTATGCAGATGATTTAAAGTCAAAATACAGCGAGTTTGCAGATTCTATTTCAGAAAAACTACAAAGAGCAAAGGATTTTACTCAAGAACTTGTCGAAAATGGAAAAGCAGAGTTTGATGAAGTAAAAAATGATGTAAATCACAGTCCATCAAATTATTAA
- a CDS encoding HAD family hydrolase: protein MKFKGVIFDLDGTLVNSLEDIADAMNSVLQNQNYPTHSYDDYQYFIGSGLRNLVSKSLPTTHNDEKDIDSCYHLMIEEYRDNCTRKTTSYKGIIELLDHLVLHNIKMSVFSNKSDELTKKITTALFPNYFDPIVGLTTESLKKPNPSEALEIGKKLGLKSEEIIFVGDSGIDMQTATNANMLAVGVSWGYRPKEELVANGAKYVLDHPLHLISILQLDGVTL from the coding sequence ATGAAGTTTAAAGGAGTTATTTTTGACTTAGACGGAACACTCGTAAATTCATTGGAAGACATTGCAGATGCTATGAACAGCGTGCTGCAAAACCAAAACTACCCTACTCACAGTTATGATGATTATCAATATTTCATCGGTAGTGGCTTACGGAATTTAGTAAGCAAATCACTTCCCACAACACATAATGATGAAAAAGATATCGATAGTTGTTACCATTTGATGATTGAAGAATACCGTGATAATTGTACACGTAAAACAACATCATATAAAGGAATTATTGAATTATTGGATCATTTAGTTTTGCACAACATAAAAATGAGTGTGTTTTCAAATAAGTCAGATGAACTTACCAAAAAAATTACGACAGCTTTATTCCCCAACTATTTTGATCCTATTGTGGGTTTAACAACTGAATCGCTCAAGAAACCCAATCCATCTGAAGCCTTAGAAATAGGCAAAAAATTAGGATTAAAATCCGAAGAAATCATTTTTGTGGGCGATTCTGGTATTGATATGCAAACGGCGACCAATGCCAATATGCTTGCGGTGGGAGTTTCATGGGGCTATCGTCCCAAAGAAGAACTAGTTGCAAATGGAGCAAAATATGTTCTCGACCATCCGTTGCATTTAATCTCGATTTTACAGCTTGATGGTGTCACCCTCTAA
- a CDS encoding T9SS type A sorting domain-containing protein has translation MKKIITLLILHFSLLCFSQSGTIDYTFNPLDVGYGNAPGANSNVLDSSLQTDGKIVIVGNFNSYNDTACKNIARLNVDGSLDRSFNPDLGTDKDIQTISIQSDGKIIIGGEFTSYNGTPRNHIARLNPDGSLDESFNPNLNIDVDTSITTSLIQNDGKIIIGGYYYEFGSAMTYIIRLNTNGSIDNSFSSGVPPKGLIHTTSIQNDGKIVVGGVFYNTAETNRTVIVRLNSNGSLDSNFPIQIGNQGEVVSTTSVQSDGKIIMGGNFGNGKGIFRLNPDGSLDSSFSIDKDFFGGVSTTATQSDGKILIGGDFGIYKETIIHSIARLNTDGSLDAGFDPRSLSKNPVNGKDESYYNGGVSTVLIQPSGGIIIGGHFGGYNATNKSHIVKLKADGSLDFTFNPQTAADDAVSTVALQADNKIIIGGNFKRYNGKPTNHIARLNDDGSQDMTFNPDLLAEDIVSTLFVQPDGKIIIGGGYVKDGVIINSIIRLNSDGSKDTSFNPGSGANGNILSISYQTDGKIIIGGYFGEYNGTVIKNIARLNSDGSLDNSFQPGNAADNGVWHTALQSDGKILIGGVFTNTVARLNINGSLDTSFNPRIKNIFCLAIAVQSDGKIIIGGSYSGNSNIQERSISRLNSDGSLDTSFNPGTGPNGSIYTISLQSDGKIIAAGDFKQYNDTEINSIVCLNKDGSLETNFNPGTSINQFSSIKSSAIQSDGKIIIGGDFTSYNTIGRNRIARIYANDNVPINEQKDTAKIILYPNPTKSNFQLFSTTKQQGAEYTIIDFSGKEVSRGKVEEGNSIDIHNLLNGLYLLKVGNKFISKFIKE, from the coding sequence ATGAAAAAAATAATTACTCTTTTAATTTTGCATTTCTCATTACTTTGTTTTTCTCAATCGGGTACTATTGACTACACCTTCAACCCTTTGGATGTTGGATATGGTAATGCACCCGGAGCAAACTCTAATGTTTTGGATTCTTCACTTCAAACTGATGGTAAAATTGTTATAGTAGGAAATTTTAATTCTTATAATGACACTGCTTGTAAAAATATAGCTCGATTGAATGTTGACGGTAGTTTGGACAGATCTTTTAATCCAGACTTAGGGACTGATAAGGATATTCAAACCATATCAATTCAATCGGATGGTAAAATTATTATTGGAGGTGAGTTTACGAGTTATAATGGCACACCCAGAAATCATATTGCCAGATTAAACCCAGATGGTAGTTTGGATGAAAGCTTTAATCCAAATTTAAATATAGATGTTGATACTAGTATTACGACCTCTTTAATCCAAAATGATGGTAAAATCATAATTGGTGGTTATTATTATGAATTTGGCAGTGCTATGACCTATATTATTCGTTTGAATACCAATGGCAGTATTGACAATAGTTTCTCATCAGGAGTGCCACCAAAGGGTTTAATTCATACTACATCAATTCAAAATGACGGCAAAATAGTGGTTGGCGGTGTGTTTTATAATACCGCTGAAACAAATAGAACAGTTATCGTGAGATTAAATTCAAACGGTAGTTTAGACTCTAATTTTCCTATTCAAATAGGAAATCAGGGAGAAGTTGTTTCGACTACTTCAGTTCAGTCTGATGGCAAAATTATAATGGGTGGTAATTTTGGTAACGGAAAAGGAATATTTCGTTTAAATCCAGATGGAAGTTTGGATAGTAGTTTTAGTATTGATAAGGATTTTTTTGGAGGTGTTTCAACTACTGCCACTCAATCAGATGGTAAAATTTTAATTGGTGGTGATTTTGGTATTTACAAAGAAACTATCATACATTCTATTGCCCGATTAAATACTGATGGCAGTTTAGACGCTGGTTTTGATCCTAGATCGCTTTCAAAAAATCCTGTTAATGGAAAAGATGAAAGCTATTATAATGGAGGAGTTTCTACGGTTTTAATTCAACCCTCTGGAGGAATTATTATCGGAGGACATTTTGGTGGCTACAATGCAACAAATAAAAGTCATATAGTAAAACTAAAGGCAGACGGTAGTTTAGATTTTACGTTCAATCCTCAAACAGCCGCAGATGATGCAGTATCTACTGTCGCACTTCAAGCTGATAACAAGATTATAATTGGTGGTAATTTCAAAAGATATAACGGTAAACCAACCAACCACATCGCAAGGCTTAATGATGATGGTAGCCAAGACATGACTTTTAACCCTGATTTGCTTGCTGAGGATATAGTAAGTACTTTGTTTGTGCAACCCGATGGTAAAATTATTATAGGTGGAGGTTATGTAAAAGATGGAGTAATAATTAACTCTATAATTAGATTGAACTCCGACGGCAGTAAAGACACTAGTTTTAATCCTGGTAGTGGTGCAAATGGTAATATTCTTTCTATTTCATATCAAACCGATGGCAAAATTATTATTGGCGGTTATTTTGGAGAATATAATGGTACGGTTATAAAAAATATTGCACGATTAAATTCAGATGGCAGCTTAGATAATAGTTTCCAGCCAGGAAATGCTGCAGACAATGGTGTATGGCATACAGCACTTCAATCTGATGGTAAAATCCTTATTGGTGGTGTTTTTACCAATACGGTTGCACGACTAAATATCAATGGAAGTTTGGATACAAGCTTTAACCCACGTATAAAAAATATTTTTTGTCTGGCTATCGCAGTTCAGTCAGATGGCAAAATTATCATTGGCGGAAGTTATTCTGGGAATAGCAACATACAGGAAAGATCTATTAGTCGTTTGAATTCAGACGGAAGTTTAGATACCAGTTTCAACCCAGGAACAGGACCTAATGGGTCTATTTATACTATTTCACTTCAATCGGATGGTAAAATTATTGCTGCTGGTGATTTTAAACAGTATAATGATACAGAAATAAATAGTATTGTCTGTTTAAATAAAGACGGTAGCTTAGAGACTAATTTTAATCCTGGAACAAGTATCAATCAATTTAGTTCTATTAAATCTTCTGCGATTCAGTCGGATGGTAAAATTATTATTGGTGGAGATTTTACTAGTTATAATACTATTGGTAGAAATAGAATTGCAAGAATATATGCAAACGATAATGTCCCAATTAATGAACAAAAGGACACTGCCAAGATAATACTCTACCCCAACCCTACCAAAAGTAATTTTCAATTATTCAGTACTACAAAACAACAAGGGGCTGAGTATACAATTATAGATTTTTCAGGTAAAGAGGTTTCTAGAGGTAAAGTTGAAGAGGGCAATAGTATAGATATACATAACTTATTAAATGGGCTATACTTATTAAAAGTTGGAAATAAATTTATAAGTAAGTTTATAAAGGAGTAA